Proteins encoded in a region of the Sceloporus undulatus isolate JIND9_A2432 ecotype Alabama chromosome 11, SceUnd_v1.1, whole genome shotgun sequence genome:
- the CCDC182 gene encoding coiled-coil domain-containing protein 182 has product METGEDFVFVEQEEGTQACEGQTPIPTEPPFGKANPKPPEQSQASRLSTLSVVCIQHSVDLANLYHDLKEVERETRHFQEDITNTLCTLESTLRALTELMTRLETRTRNVEQRLREEEDRGTARSKILAFLLSGEKELRKKYAILERMFLKKSAWLEGMIHKWTKT; this is encoded by the coding sequence ATGGAAACAGGGGAAGACTTTGTGTTTGTTGAGCAAGAGGAGGGAACACAGGCCTGTGAAGGCCAGACACCCATCCCTACAGAGCCGCCATTTGGTAAAGCAAACCCGAAGCCCCCTGAGCAAAGCCAAGCCTCTCGTCTCTCCACGCTGTCTGTTGTGTGCATCCAACACTCGGTGGATTTGGCGAACCTCTACCACGACCTCAAGGAGGTGGAGCGGGAAACAAGACACTTCCAGGAAGACATCACAAACACTTTGTGCACGCTGGAAAGCACCCTCAGGGCCTTGACAGAGCTGATGACCAGACTCGAAACCAGAACCAGGAACGTGGAGCAGAGGCTGAGAGAAGAAGAAGACCGAGGCACCGCTCGGAGCAAAATACTTGCGTTCCTATTATCTGGAGAGAAGGAGCTCCGCAAAAAGTATGCCATTCTGGAAAGGATGTTCCTCAAGAAGAGCGCCTGGCTGGAAGGGATGATCCATAAATGGACAAAGACTTAG